One Peribacillus simplex NBRC 15720 = DSM 1321 genomic region harbors:
- a CDS encoding ABC transporter permease: MNNFSVLAKKEFIQMVREFKVIWLPLVFILLGITQPVVSYYLPSILEALGGGQGITIDPSMAAQKGGEVLASTLGSQFDQLGVMIIIVSMMGVVQSDKANGMLAFILTRPVTVGSYISGKIISNYLFVACSVALGYLVSYLYVVFLFTSVDFADLILALLFYLLWILFIVSFTTMISTIFNSQGIIALISIVFLLGCRIIGLSPVIDNVNPASMSKYAMEVLILGTVNSQAIWGALAALALTAVTISVTNLWISKKKFNNE, encoded by the coding sequence GTGAATAATTTTTCTGTTTTAGCTAAAAAGGAATTTATTCAGATGGTACGTGAATTTAAAGTGATTTGGCTGCCGCTTGTATTTATATTATTAGGAATAACTCAACCAGTTGTAAGCTATTATTTACCTTCAATATTAGAGGCACTGGGCGGGGGCCAAGGGATCACCATTGATCCAAGCATGGCTGCCCAAAAAGGCGGCGAAGTTCTTGCTAGTACCTTAGGGTCTCAATTTGATCAGCTAGGGGTCATGATCATCATCGTTTCCATGATGGGAGTCGTACAATCCGATAAAGCAAATGGTATGCTGGCCTTCATTCTTACAAGGCCCGTGACGGTTGGATCTTATATAAGCGGGAAAATCATTTCCAATTATCTGTTTGTTGCTTGCAGTGTAGCATTGGGATATTTGGTTTCATATCTGTATGTAGTTTTTTTGTTTACGAGTGTTGATTTTGCGGATTTAATATTGGCTTTGCTGTTCTATCTGCTGTGGATTCTATTTATCGTTTCATTCACGACGATGATCAGTACCATTTTTAATAGTCAGGGTATTATTGCATTAATTTCTATAGTATTTCTCCTCGGCTGTAGAATCATTGGATTAAGTCCTGTAATTGACAATGTGAATCCGGCAAGCATGAGTAAATATGCCATGGAAGTACTAATTTTAGGCACAGTCAATTCACAGGCGATTTGGGGTGCATTAGCTGCACTTGCGTTGACGGCAGTAACTATATCGGTTACGAACTTATGGATTTCAAAAAAGAAATTCAATAACGAGTAA
- a CDS encoding ABC transporter ATP-binding protein: MKLEIKNVTKKFKEKTAVNNFSMELQSGECVGLIGPNGAGKSTLIKVIADIIDPSMGEVLLDGKKISKMKKEIGYLPQYPNFFQWMTAKETLTFMGQLSGIKKEELLSGIPEILSKVGLSGEENSKVRTFSGGMKQRLGIAQALLHKPALIVMDEPVSALDPIGRREVLNIIKEIKKDTTILLSTHILSDAEEICERFVIIKSGKKIEDTTMSELLNRNSGNKINVDITSKSQKWIENVKSLNFVKGVEVMGNKLKIEVENIESNKNMLLANALEHNVDLVRFEIDNDTLEEIFLKLVVEK; this comes from the coding sequence ATGAAATTAGAGATTAAAAATGTTACAAAAAAATTCAAAGAAAAAACAGCGGTCAATAATTTTTCAATGGAACTGCAATCAGGGGAATGTGTTGGATTGATAGGGCCAAATGGGGCTGGTAAGTCGACACTAATAAAAGTGATTGCAGATATTATAGATCCAAGTATGGGAGAAGTATTGCTTGATGGTAAGAAAATTTCAAAAATGAAAAAGGAAATAGGCTACTTACCACAATACCCTAACTTCTTTCAATGGATGACTGCCAAAGAAACCCTTACTTTCATGGGGCAGCTCTCGGGTATCAAGAAGGAAGAATTATTAAGCGGCATTCCAGAGATATTGTCGAAAGTGGGGTTGAGCGGGGAAGAGAATTCCAAGGTGCGGACTTTTTCAGGCGGAATGAAACAAAGGCTTGGAATTGCACAGGCGCTGTTACATAAACCAGCATTGATTGTTATGGATGAACCGGTTTCGGCATTAGATCCAATCGGCCGGAGAGAAGTGTTGAATATCATAAAAGAGATAAAGAAAGATACGACAATTTTATTATCGACGCATATATTAAGCGATGCAGAAGAAATATGTGAGAGGTTTGTCATTATAAAAAGTGGTAAAAAAATTGAGGACACAACAATGTCGGAATTATTAAATAGGAATAGCGGAAATAAAATCAATGTCGACATAACCTCTAAAAGTCAAAAATGGATTGAAAATGTTAAAAGCTTGAACTTTGTCAAAGGTGTAGAGGTAATGGGAAATAAATTGAAGATAGAAGTGGAAAACATTGAGTCAAACAAGAATATGTTACTGGCGAATGCTTTGGAGCATAATGTTGATCTTGTAAGGTTCGAAATAGATAACGATACATTGGAAGAGATATTCTTAAAATTGGTGGTGGAAAAGTGA
- a CDS encoding PLD nuclease N-terminal domain-containing protein — MELHYGWNELKDIDFMSILLVILPVIAIGLILVLIALIDLYRNRKTRKNVLVWTLIIIFANTIGPILYFVIGRKHSERI; from the coding sequence ATGGAATTGCATTATGGATGGAACGAATTGAAAGATATTGATTTCATGTCTATTCTGCTGGTTATTTTACCGGTGATTGCTATTGGATTGATTTTAGTGCTTATAGCATTAATTGATTTATACAGAAATCGAAAGACGAGGAAAAATGTTTTAGTGTGGACACTCATCATTATTTTTGCAAATACTATCGGTCCAATTCTTTACTTCGTTATTGGTAGAAAGCACAGTGAGAGAATATGA
- a CDS encoding helix-turn-helix domain-containing protein, giving the protein MINKAEILIHPVRIKISQALMRNRENGLTPLEMLKIIKDVPQATLYRHIQVLLDSGVIRIVKEKKVRSVSEKYYVLNEEEARLSGEEWKKSSNEKKVNYFSYYQLSLMTQYQNYLTKLEERDCAEDGSTFSLIELKLDDESFINFQNELNDLMLKYYKATNQSAKQDSPIRTIGVTIIPES; this is encoded by the coding sequence ATGATTAATAAAGCCGAAATTTTAATACACCCTGTAAGAATAAAGATTTCCCAAGCTTTAATGAGAAACAGGGAAAATGGTTTAACACCATTAGAAATGTTAAAAATCATTAAAGATGTACCCCAAGCAACATTATATAGACATATACAGGTTTTGTTGGATTCAGGGGTCATTCGCATTGTAAAAGAGAAAAAAGTGAGATCCGTTTCCGAAAAATACTATGTTTTAAATGAAGAAGAAGCACGACTTAGCGGAGAAGAATGGAAAAAATCTTCTAATGAGAAAAAGGTGAACTATTTTTCTTATTATCAATTATCCCTTATGACTCAATATCAAAACTATCTTACTAAATTAGAAGAAAGAGACTGCGCGGAAGATGGTTCAACCTTTTCCCTTATAGAGCTAAAGCTTGATGATGAAAGCTTTATTAACTTCCAAAATGAATTGAACGATTTAATGTTGAAATACTACAAAGCTACGAATCAAAGTGCTAAACAAGACTCTCCTATTCGAACAATCGGCGTTACAATTATTCCAGAATCTTAA